The genomic window ATCTTTTTTTGTAAGATCCgtaaatcgatttaaaaatcacttaaaaatctGATGTAAACAAGAGCGTTCACATAAGAGacgtagaaaaaaatgtatttttccgaattttataaaattaacatcaATTGATATAGAGTGaaaatttttgagtattttattattattattattattattttactatcgGTAAAATTTAATGATGCTACAGATTTAGCAGAGCCAATACCTCATTTAATCAACTTGTCTTTTACAAATGGGACTTTCCCGGACATTATTTTAcgtgattttcgaaaaaacatttattagtaTTCTGCAAACACCCACCTCCTCatcactttaaaatatataagatctgaaaactttttgtttcttCTTCAGGATAAAATGGATAAATTTTGAGgtttatgaaatttgttttaatttcaggAATGGAATTACTCTAGCATTTGCAATTGACAATACCGGGTCAATGGGGGACGATATTAGTGCAGTGCGTATAGCGCTGGGAAAAATTATGGATCATGTTAAGGATAGAAAACAGCATCCTATagttaattttgttgcaacAACTTTTAATGATCCAGGTAATCTATTACTTTTGTAACACATTAATTGTTAGtacactaagtataaatagaaaaagatatTCGAATCTTTCGCAATTTCACCAAACTCTTAACACTTCAATCATTTTAGATCCACCTGTTATTTACAAAACTACAGACAGggaagaatttcaaaaaaaattagattccaTACGTGTGTATGGCGGTGATGACTGTCCAGAATTAGCAATGTCGGGTATCAAAGCAGCAATAGAGGAGAGTTTGAATAATTCCATAGTGTATGTATTCACAGACGCTTCGGCTAAAGATACAGCTTCACTAGGTGAACATGTAGTTCAATTAGCCAAACAGAAATCTGTGcaggtaaattattttaaaaaataacttagaaggaagaaatatttttttatctagagCATTTAAATATTTGGTACAGGTGACATTCCTTTTAACCGGAGAATGTTCAGGGCGacatgatgaaaaatttttaatttatgaacgATTAGCTAATGAAACATTGGGCCAAGTTTATCATATTGCGGATAAAACTCAAGTTGGACAGGTAATGCTATTTTAGTAATaacactttaattttaattatttatcgatATGAATATTCATTTCACAGAGCGAGTACAATCAAAATTTGGCGCAATTGAAGTAGAGATTTCATTCTGCTCATATCTATGCCTGAATGtactgtattttatatttatccaATTCATTTTCAGGTCTTACAATTCATTGCAGAGTCGTTaaacgaaaaaactaaaataattggtagtggtaaaacaaaaattgaggaTAAAAATACGGATACTGGAAGATATGAGAAGGAAATGTATGTTGATGTTGATCACACTATGAAATCTTTTACTGTAATATTAAATGGAAATAATCccaaaatgattataaaaaattccaaaaacattATTGTTGATGATTTTCAAGTagaaacaaaagtaaatttgGCAGAAATTTtggtaagtattaaaaaacaaaactgataaaatttatttcgaatgcttaaaatatattgctggcgaaaaataaatgaatgctTAAAAAATCTTGATTATGATAGTGcgtatagaaatttaaatatgcGTTAGCTATATTCCTGATTGGCTCTAGCGATTGTGTTCTTGATTCTATGAGTCCACtactaatgaattttatttataaaatggacAACAATATGggatattttcgatttaaatttgAGTTTGACTAACTTGAAAATAATGTCGTCTTAtttagcaaattttattttccagatTAAGCAAGTAAATAACCCAGAACCAGGTAGATGGATGATAAAATCTTCAAGCACTAAACCACACgcaattgaaattaaaactacAAGCGAAATGGATTTTTTATATGGATTTTCTTTAACTCTTGTTGGATAAAACTATTCCTAATCCAGTGCAAAGTACGCTTAACTACGAATATATCGTCTTTTTTAAGCTAATTCAAAAGTCTTCTCTATTAACATTggtaatatcatttttattatagaagTCAATAGTTTTCTGGCACTTCGACCTATCACAGAAGATACAGCTAACCCATGGAATCCAAACACGGTACAATTTCTGGATATGTCGGGGAATAAAATTGGGAAAGTAATGAAGTTATTACGTGTGCCTCACTCTCAAAACTTATTTAGATCACCAAGGTTTTTAGTTCCCGATCAATTATTCTACATAgaagtaagtaaaaaaatgacattttgaaaaaaaaaagaaaatacaatacattaagATATTGAAGAATTGTTCACATACCTGTTTCTGGTAGCTCAATTGATTCCTacttaaatgcatttttttcattttattcaaaaattctaaaattattcaaacgGTGAAAGTTAGTAAAACCGCTAGTGACGTCCGTTACTAAGATAGTAAGAAACCATTTGCTAACCATGAACGGATAGACGTAACATAAGTGTCGCAACTGAACTAGTCGTCATAAGAAGTTAACttagaaattttgttaaaaacgtactataataaaatcttatgtgaatataaatttctttagGTAACAGGATACGATGCCAGTGGTAATGTAGTTAAACGAATTTCTAAATCTGCGATAGAACCTCAGAAACCAAATGACAAAGAAATTAGCCGAAATGGAggatggtaatttttttatattaagtataatttataaatagtaattgttataataataatattatctttgaTTTACTTAGGTCTGAATGGTCTGATTGGACAAAATGTTCAGTGGCTTGTGGAAGTGGTGTTCGTTTTAGATATCGTGAGTGTAACAATCCTCGTCCTTTAAATGGGGGAAATTATTGTGAAGGTTCACTTGTAAATCGAGATCGATGTAATGAACATCCGTGTCCAAGTAAGTTCGAAAATCGacagtacaatttttttttatcgtaataTAATCACCGGAATAATCACAAAAAAGTTAACAGTCACAGCGAAACCAGG from Chrysoperla carnea chromosome 2, inChrCarn1.1, whole genome shotgun sequence includes these protein-coding regions:
- the LOC123292606 gene encoding hemicentin-1-like — its product is MGNTHSGNGITLAFAIDNTGSMGDDISAVRIALGKIMDHVKDRKQHPIVNFVATTFNDPDPPVIYKTTDREEFQKKLDSIRVYGGDDCPELAMSGIKAAIEESLNNSIVYVFTDASAKDTASLGEHVVQLAKQKSVQVTFLLTGECSGRHDEKFLIYERLANETLGQVYHIADKTQVGQVLQFIAESLNEKTKIIGSGKTKIEDKNTDTGRYEKEMYVDVDHTMKSFTVILNGNNPKMIIKNSKNIIVDDFQVETKVNLAEILIKQVNNPEPEVNSFLALRPITEDTANPWNPNTVQFLDMSGNKIGKVMKLLRVPHSQNLFRSPRFLVPDQLFYIEVTGYDASGNVVKRISKSAIEPQKPNDKEISRNGGWSEWSDWTKCSVACGSGVRFRYRECNNPRPLNGGNYCEGSLVNRDRCNEHPCPRNGGWSEWKNWTKCSASCGKGLKTGFRTCTNPTPLYGGKPCTGDNFTIEECESKFCYPGKIILRIAGLVNGKRITEHIVRVDLIADDLRGNRTKFRIVTEDILRSPYMWSPIYHHITSSVALLFSKEMENSTNGFALSRGNFHQISKINFHSGELLKIRHYGHGVDSKDTLIIDVQLNGDVPVHARKTNIPISPNEKILMHTEPGKIYIKQSLNATDEKKKINIGYDLVEIFEYSDKSKFMSFVRQNLKLSEFNTQLTPDSRILTFSMDSSMGPATTQTCPSGYILEERKYCSDVDECVMRTHKCSHDCKNLLGSYQCTCPEDMELDEDTYTCKKIDIPESLELLDYSDSEYDYELPDKKDAK